A genomic stretch from Natronomonas gomsonensis includes:
- a CDS encoding AAA family ATPase, with the protein MTDTTESSAAPPAERTVDVQRAGETARDVIDNVQRVIVGNDDAIEHLVTALLGGGHVLLEDVPGVGKTMLARSVAESFDCSFKRVQFTPDLLPADITGANVYNQQTSTFEFRPGPVFANVVLGDEINRAPPKTQAALLEAMEEGQVTVDGESHPVPDPFVVIATQNSIERERTYELPAAELDRFMLKLHLGYPDPDDESEVIDRAVGGHAIDDISSVATDEALREAREVTGNVEVRDPLRQYVTRLANYTREHAELGVSPRGSIALVRAAQGRAVLDSRDYVIPDDVQAAAPVVFPHRMRTSPGDEDSEAVVEGALESVAVEE; encoded by the coding sequence ATGACTGACACGACCGAGTCATCGGCCGCGCCGCCGGCCGAGCGGACGGTCGACGTACAGCGTGCCGGCGAGACCGCACGGGACGTTATCGACAACGTCCAGCGGGTCATCGTCGGCAACGACGACGCAATCGAGCATCTGGTCACCGCGTTGTTGGGCGGCGGCCACGTCCTCCTAGAGGACGTTCCCGGCGTCGGCAAGACGATGCTCGCGCGGTCGGTCGCCGAATCTTTCGACTGCTCGTTCAAGCGCGTCCAGTTCACGCCGGACCTCCTTCCGGCCGACATCACCGGCGCGAACGTCTACAACCAACAGACGAGCACCTTCGAATTCCGCCCCGGCCCCGTCTTCGCCAACGTCGTCTTGGGCGACGAAATCAACCGTGCGCCGCCGAAGACACAGGCCGCCCTGCTGGAGGCGATGGAGGAAGGGCAGGTGACCGTCGACGGCGAGAGCCACCCGGTGCCGGACCCCTTCGTCGTCATCGCGACGCAGAACTCCATCGAGCGCGAGCGCACCTACGAACTGCCGGCCGCGGAGTTGGACCGTTTCATGTTGAAGTTGCATCTCGGCTACCCCGACCCCGACGACGAGTCGGAGGTCATCGACCGCGCCGTCGGCGGCCACGCCATCGACGACATCTCGTCGGTCGCGACCGACGAAGCGCTCCGGGAGGCCCGCGAAGTGACCGGAAACGTCGAGGTTCGGGACCCGCTCCGGCAGTACGTCACTCGATTGGCGAACTACACCCGCGAGCACGCGGAGTTGGGCGTCAGCCCCCGCGGCTCTATCGCCTTGGTGCGGGCCGCACAGGGCCGTGCCGTACTCGACTCCCGCGACTACGTGATTCCCGACGACGTACAGGCCGCCGCCCCGGTCGTCTTCCCCCACCGGATGCGGACCTCACCCGGCGACGAGGACAGCGAGGCCGTCGTCGAGGGGGCGCTGGAATCCGTCGCCGTCGAGGAGTGA
- a CDS encoding cold-shock protein — MANGKVDFFNDTGGYGFIETDDADEDVFFHMEDVGGPDLEEGQEIEFDIEEAEKGPRATNVTRL, encoded by the coding sequence ATGGCAAACGGTAAGGTTGACTTCTTCAACGACACTGGCGGCTACGGATTTATCGAGACTGACGACGCGGACGAGGACGTTTTCTTCCACATGGAGGACGTTGGCGGCCCCGACCTCGAAGAGGGTCAGGAAATCGAGTTCGATATCGAGGAAGCCGAGAAGGGCCCGCGCGCGACGAACGTCACGCGCCTGTAA
- a CDS encoding cold-shock protein: MATGTVDFFNDTGGYGFIETDDADEDVFFHMEDVGGDDLEEGQEVEFDIEEAEKGPRATNLTRL; encoded by the coding sequence ATGGCGACTGGCACGGTTGACTTCTTCAACGACACTGGCGGCTACGGATTCATCGAAACTGACGACGCAGACGAGGACGTGTTCTTCCACATGGAAGACGTCGGCGGCGACGACCTCGAAGAGGGGCAGGAGGTCGAGTTCGACATCGAGGAGGCCGAGAAGGGCCCCCGCGCGACGAACCTGACCCGACTGTAA
- a CDS encoding DUF7573 domain-containing protein, translating to MRDSSLEDFLGGDDSEADGDSDADGDPDAEADDPVDGVSPAVSTYDWTPTGATCTSCDAVVERRWRDGSDDGDGELVCFDCKTW from the coding sequence ATGCGCGATAGCTCGCTGGAGGATTTCCTCGGGGGCGACGACAGTGAGGCCGACGGCGACAGCGATGCCGACGGCGACCCGGACGCCGAGGCGGACGACCCCGTCGATGGCGTCAGCCCCGCCGTTTCGACGTACGACTGGACCCCGACGGGCGCGACGTGTACGAGCTGTGACGCCGTCGTCGAGCGCCGCTGGCGGGACGGAAGCGACGACGGGGACGGCGAACTCGTCTGTTTCGACTGCAAAACGTGGTGA
- a CDS encoding 5,10-methylenetetrahydromethanopterin reductase, whose amino-acid sequence MIGIELTPEHPVSRIADLGEAAEANGFGTVFTTCHYNNRDPFVALDRIARRTDSVRIGPGVANPYETHPVTLASRVATLDEASGGRAVFGVGAGDKSTLSNLGYDRDRPLRRVLETFKVASDLYAGERVDHDGTFLAKDAGLNYADAVGEIPTYVGAQGPHMIRMAAKHADGVLLNGSHPRDFAWAAEQVEQGLDERPEERGGFDFAAYAAVSVSEDAEAAREAARPPVAFIAAGAAPPVLDRHGLDGDRADRIGTHISAGEFTEAFETVSEEMIDAFCIAGRPEAVEEKIAGVLEYADSFVAGAPLGPDLEDAIELSGAVLARSEADA is encoded by the coding sequence ATGATAGGAATCGAACTCACCCCCGAACACCCAGTCAGTCGCATCGCCGACCTCGGCGAAGCGGCCGAAGCCAACGGCTTCGGCACCGTCTTCACGACGTGTCACTACAACAACCGCGACCCCTTCGTCGCGCTGGACAGAATCGCCCGTCGTACCGACTCGGTCCGAATCGGCCCCGGCGTCGCCAACCCCTACGAGACACATCCGGTGACGCTGGCCTCCCGCGTGGCGACGCTCGATGAAGCCTCCGGCGGCCGGGCCGTCTTCGGCGTCGGCGCGGGAGACAAATCGACGCTGTCGAACCTCGGCTACGACCGTGACCGGCCGCTCCGACGCGTCCTAGAGACGTTCAAAGTCGCAAGCGACCTCTACGCGGGCGAGCGCGTCGACCACGACGGCACGTTCCTCGCGAAGGACGCCGGCCTCAACTACGCCGATGCCGTCGGCGAGATTCCGACCTACGTCGGCGCACAGGGACCCCACATGATACGGATGGCCGCAAAACACGCCGACGGCGTCCTGTTGAACGGCTCACACCCCCGGGACTTCGCGTGGGCGGCCGAGCAAGTCGAGCAGGGGCTCGACGAGCGGCCGGAAGAGCGCGGCGGGTTCGATTTTGCCGCCTACGCCGCAGTGTCGGTGTCCGAAGACGCCGAGGCTGCACGCGAGGCCGCACGGCCGCCGGTGGCGTTCATCGCTGCCGGGGCGGCACCGCCGGTGTTGGACCGCCACGGCCTCGACGGCGACCGTGCCGACCGCATCGGAACCCACATCTCAGCGGGGGAGTTCACCGAGGCGTTCGAGACGGTGAGCGAGGAGATGATAGACGCCTTCTGCATCGCTGGGCGACCGGAAGCCGTCGAAGAGAAAATCGCAGGCGTGTTGGAGTACGCCGACAGTTTCGTCGCGGGCGCGCCGCTCGGCCCCGACCTCGAAGACGCTATCGAGCTTTCTGGGGCGGTCCTTGCCCGGTCGGAAGCAGACGCTTGA
- a CDS encoding coenzyme F420-0:L-glutamate ligase has protein sequence MEAFAVEGLPEIRAGDDLATLIDERVDFEDGDVLCLASTVVSKAEGRKADLAEFPASARAEAIAERLESVTGETKDPRFAQAVLAESEELVIEAPFLLAVTRFGHVTVNAGIDRSNVPGAELLLLPEDPTASAERLSEALGVPVVVTDTSGRPFRYGQRGVAIGWAGLPAARDWRGESDRDGRELDVTVQAVVDELAAAANLVAGEGGGGTPAVVVRGWEFGDHAGSDELFRTDEDDLVRDALREWKFER, from the coding sequence ATGGAGGCCTTCGCCGTCGAGGGACTGCCGGAAATACGCGCAGGCGACGACCTCGCCACGCTCATCGACGAGCGCGTCGACTTCGAGGATGGTGACGTACTGTGTCTCGCCAGCACGGTCGTCTCGAAGGCCGAAGGCCGGAAGGCCGACCTCGCGGAGTTTCCCGCGAGCGCACGTGCGGAGGCCATCGCCGAGCGCCTCGAATCCGTCACCGGCGAGACGAAAGACCCCCGCTTCGCACAGGCCGTCTTGGCGGAAAGCGAGGAGCTCGTCATCGAGGCGCCGTTTCTCCTCGCCGTCACTCGCTTCGGCCACGTGACGGTCAACGCCGGCATCGACCGCTCGAACGTCCCCGGCGCGGAGTTGCTACTGTTGCCCGAAGACCCCACCGCATCGGCCGAACGACTCTCCGAGGCGCTCGGCGTCCCCGTCGTCGTCACCGACACCTCGGGGCGGCCGTTCCGCTACGGCCAACGCGGCGTCGCCATCGGGTGGGCCGGACTCCCCGCCGCCCGCGACTGGCGCGGCGAATCCGACCGCGACGGCCGGGAACTCGACGTGACCGTCCAGGCCGTCGTCGACGAACTCGCCGCCGCCGCGAACCTCGTCGCCGGCGAGGGCGGCGGCGGCACTCCCGCAGTCGTCGTTCGCGGCTGGGAGTTCGGCGACCACGCCGGCAGCGACGAGTTGTTTCGAACCGACGAGGACGACCTCGTCCGAGACGCCCTTCGCGAGTGGAAGTTCGAGCGATAA